Proteins co-encoded in one Malus sylvestris chromosome 9, drMalSylv7.2, whole genome shotgun sequence genomic window:
- the LOC126583695 gene encoding ABC transporter B family member 19-like: MAEPAAEAKTLPEAEKKKEQSLPFFQLFSFADKYDWLLMIFGSLGAVVHGSSMPVFFLMFGEMVNGFGENQMNLQKMTAEVAKYALYFVYLGLIVCVTSYAEIACWMYTGERQVSRLRKKYLEAVLKQDVGFFDTDARTGDIVFSISTDTLLVQDAISEKVGNFIHYLSTFLAGLVVGFVSAWRLALLSIAVIPGIAFAGGLYAYTLTGLTSKSRQSYANAGIMADQAIAQVRTVYSYVGESKALNSYSDAIQNTLQLGYKAGMAKGLGLGCTYGIACMSWALVFWYAGVFIRNGQTDGGKAFTAIFSAIVGGMSLGQSFSNLGAFSKGKSAGYKLMEIIKQKPTIVQDPLDGKCLSDVSGNIEFKEVTFSYPSRPDVIIFRDFSIFFPAGKTVAVVGGSGSGKSTVVSLIERFYDPNQGQVLIDSVDIKTLQLKWLRDQIGLVNQEPALFATTILENILYGKPDATMEDVEVAASSANAHSFITLLPSGYNTQVGERGVQLSGGQKQRIAIARAMLKNPKILLLDEATSALDASSESIVQEALDRLMVGRTTVVVAHRLSTIRNVDSIAVIQQGQVVETGTHEELIAKAGAYASLIRFQEMVGNRDFRNPSTRCSRSSRLSHSLSTKSLSLRSGSLRNLSYSYSTGADGRIEMISNAETDRKTRAPKNYFFRLLKLNAPEWPYSIMAAIGSVLSGFIGPTFAILMGNMIEVFYYKNPASMERKTKEYVFMYIGVGLYAVVAYLIQHYFFSIMGENLTTRVRRMMLAAILRNEVGWFDEEEHNSNLLTTKLATDAADVKSAISERISVILQNMTSLLTSFIVAFIVEWRVSLLILATFPLLVLSNYAQQLSLKGFAGDTAKAHAKTSMIAGEGVSNIRTVAAFNAQNKILSLFCHELRLPQLGSLRRSQTAGVLFGLSQFALHASEALILWYGAHLVSTGVSTFSKVIKVFVVLVVTANSVAETVSLAPEIIRGGEAVGSVFSILDRQTKIDPDDPEAEVVESVRGEIELRHVDFAYPSRPDVMVFKDFSLRIRTGQSQALVGASGSGKSSVIALIERFYDPIVGKVMIDGKDIRRLNLKSLRLKIGLVQQEPALFASSIFENIAYGKEGATEAEVIEAARTANVHGFVSGLPDGYKTPVGERGVQLSGGQKQRIAIARAVLKDPRILLLDEATSALDAESECVLQEALERLMRGRTTVLVAHRLSTIRGVDSIGVVQDGRIVEHGSHSELASRPDGAYTRLLQLQNHHI, encoded by the exons ATGGCGGAGCCAGCGGCAGAGGCGAAGACATTGCCGGaggcggagaagaagaaggagcagAGCCTGCCCTTTTTCCAGCTCTTCTCCTTTGCAGATAAGTACGATTGGCTCCTCATGATCTTCGGAAGCTTGGGCGCCGTCGTGCACGGCTCCTCCATGCCGGTGTTCTTCCTCATGTTCGGGGAAATGGTTAACGGGTTCGGCGAAAACCAAATGAATTTGCAGAAAATGACCGCAGAAGTAGCAAAG TATGCTCTGTACTTTGTGTATCTCGGTCTCATAGTATGCGTAACATCCTACGCAG AGATTGCATGCTGGATGTACACCGGCGAGAGGCAGGTGAGCAGGCTGAGGAAGAAGTATCTGGAGGCCGTGCTGAAACAGGACGTCGGCTTCTTCGACACCGATGCTAGAACTGGAGACATTGTCTTTAGTATCTCAACGGACACTCTTCTGGTCCAAGATGCCATCAGTGAGAAG GTGGGGAACTTCATACACTATCTGTCAACGTTTCTGGCGGGGCTGGTGGTAGGGTTTGTGTCAGCATGGAGGCTGGCGCTGCTGAGTATTGCGGTGATTCCCGGAATCGCTTTTGCCGGCGGCTTATATGCCTACACACTCACCGGCCTGACGTCCAAAAGTCGCCAGTCGTATGCCAATGCAGGGATAATGGCTGATCAG GCCATTGCGCAAGTTCGGACAGTTTATTCATACGTTGGTGAAAGCAAGGCCCTCAATTCGTATTCGGATGCAATACAGAACACCTTGCAGCTTGGTTACAAGGCCGGAATGGCCAAGGGTCTCGGCCTAGGGTGTACCTACGGCATTGCTTGTATGTCATGGGCACTCGTTTTCTGGTACGCTGGTGTGTTTATCCGAAACGGGCAGACTGATGGTGGGAAGGCGTTCACCGCCATTTTCTCCGCCATTGTTGGTGGCAT GAGCTTGGGCCAGTCATTTTCGAACCTCGGTGCCTTTAGCAAAGGTAAATCAGCCGGATACAAGTTGATGGAGATAATTAAGCAAAAGCCAACCATAGTTCAAGACCCCTTGGACGGAAAGTGCTTATCGGATGTTAGTGGCAATATCGAATTCAAGGAAGTAACCTTCAGCTACCCTTCGAGACCAGATGTTATTATCTTCCGAGATTTTTCGATCTTCTTTCCAGCCGGAAAGACGGTTGCCGTTGTTGGTGGCAGTGGTTCAGGGAAGAGCACTGTTGTCTCTTTAATCGAAAGGTTCTACGATCCTAACCAGG GGCAGGTTTTGATTGATAGCGTGGACATAAAAACGCTGCAATTGAAATGGTTGCGCGATCAGATTGGGCTGGTAAACCAGGAACCGGCACTCTTTGCAACTACGATACTCGAGAACATTCTCTATGGAAAGCCTGACGCAACAATGGAAGACGTTGAAGTTGCGGCTTCCTCAGCGAACGCTCACAGTTTCATCACCTTGCTTCCAAGCGGATATAACACTCAG GTAGGAGAGCGAGGAGTTCAACTCTCTGGTGGTCAAAAGCAGAGGATTGCAATTGCCAGAGCAATGTTGAAAAACCCGAAGATCCTCCTACTTGACGAAGCAACCAGCGCCCTTGATGCAAGCTCGGAGAGCATTGTTCAAGAAGCTCTAGACCGTCTCATGGTCGGAAGAACAACCGTTGTTGTGGCGCATCGCCTTTCCACCATTAGAAATGTTGATAGCATTGCTGTTATACAACAAGGCCAAGTTGTCGAGACAGGAACACATGAAGAACTGATTGCTAAAGCAGGGGCCTACGCTTCTCTAATTCGATTCCAAGAAATGGTTGGGAACAGAGACTTCAGGAACCCATCTACTCGCTGCTCGCGCTCATCACGTCTAAGCCACTCATTGTCAACGAAGTCTTTAAGCCTTCGGTCTGGCAGCTTAAGGAACCTGAGCTATTCGTACAGTACGGGTGCTGATGGGCGGATAGAGATGATTTCAAATGCAGAAACTGACAGGAAAACTCGAGCTCCTAAGAACTATTTCTTCCGGCTTCTGAAGCTAAACGCTCCCGAATGGCCCTATTCAATCATGGCCGCTATAGGATCAGTACTCTCCGGGTTCATCGGTCCAACATTTGCTATTCTAATGGGCAACATGATTGAGGTTTTCTACTATAAAAACCCCGCCTCAATGGAAAGGAAGACGAAGGAATACGTTTTCATGTACATTGGAGTCGGGCTATACGCTGTGGTTGCGTATTTGATACAGCATTACTTCTTCAGCATCATGGGAGAGAACCTCACTACTAGAGTGAGAAGGATGATGCTTGCAG CAATCTTGAGGAACGAAGTTGGATGGTTCGATGAGGAGGAGCACAACTCCAACCTTCTAACAACTAAATTGGCAACGGATGCTGCTGATGTGAAATCAGCTATTTCTGAGAGGATATCTGTGATATTGCAGAACATGACTTCACTCCTCACTTCATTCATTGTTGCCTTCATAGTGGAATGGAGAGTCTCCCTCCTCATTTTAGCTACCTTCCCACTTCTTGTGCTTTCCAACTATGCTCAG CAACTTTCTTTGAAGGGCTTTGCTGGAGACACAGCCAAAGCTCATGCAAAGACGAGCATGATTGCAGGGGAGGGAGTGAGCAACATTCGGACAGTCGCCGCGTTCAATGCCCAAAACAAgatcctctctctcttctgccACGAGCTCCGTCTCCCACAGCTGGGAAGCCTCCGCCGCAGCCAAACTGCTGGCGTCCTATTCGGCCTCTCTCAGTTTGCTCTCCATGCATCtgaagctctcattttgtggtATGGTGCCCACCTCGTTAGCACAGGTGTCTCGACCTTCTCGAAAGTTATTAAGGTTTTCGTTGTCCTTGTTGTAACGGCCAATTCAGTTGCTGAAACCGTTAGCCTTGCCCCGGAGATTATTAGGGGCGGTGAAGCtgttggttcggttttttcaatccTCGATCGTCAAACAAAGATTGATCCGGATGATCCCGAGGCTGAGGTAGTTGAATCAGTTCGCGGAGAAATTGAACTTAGGCATGTTGATTTTGCGTACCCATCGCGACCTGATGTCATGGTGTTCAAAGATTTTAGTCTCAGAATCCGCACTGGCCAAAGCCAAGCACTTGTTGGAGCCAGTGGTTCAGGAAAGAGTTCCGTGATTGCATTGATCGAGCGGTTTTATGATCCGATAGTTGGGAAAGTAATGATCGATGGCAAAGACATTCGCCGACTGAACTTGAAGTCACTTAGGTTGAAAATTGGATTGGTGCAACAAGAACCAGCCCTGTTTGCATCAAGCATTTTCGAAAACATTGCCTACGGCAAAGAAGGCGCGACCGAAGCAGAAGTAATTGAAGCTGCACGTACTGCCAACGTGCATGGTTTTGTTAGCGGGTTGCCAGACGGATACAAGACCCCGGTGGGGGAGAGAGGAGTTCAGCTCTCCGGTGGACAGAAACAAAGAATTGCAATCGCACGGGCGGTGCTCAAGGACCCGAGAATACTATTGCTAGATGAGGCTACAAGTGCACTTGATGCCGAGTCAGAATGTGTGCTGCAAGAAGCACTCGAGAGGCTAATGAGGGGCCGCACCACCGTGCTTGTTGCCCACCGTTTGTCTACAATTAGAGGGGTGGACAGCATCGGCGTGGTGCAAGACGGGCGCATTGTTGAGCACGGCAGCCATTCGGAGCTAGCGAGCCGCCCCGACGGAGCTTATACAAGGCTGTTGCAGCTGCAAAATCATCACATATGA
- the LOC126583701 gene encoding cullin-3B-like, with product MSAQKKRNFQIEAFKHRVVVDPKYAEKTWKILEHAIHEIYNHNASGLSFEELYRNAYNMVLHKFGEKLYSGLVTTMTYHLKEISKSIEAAQGELFLEELNRKWAEHNKALQMIRDILMYMDRTFIPSTHKTPVHELGLNLWRDVVIHATKTQSRLLDTLLELVHRERSGEVINRGLMRNIIKMLMDLGSTVYQDDFEKHFLEVSADFYRCESQEFIESCDCGNYLKKAERRLMEEMERVSQYLDARSEAKITNVVEKEMIESHMNRLVHMESSGLVNMLVDDKYDDLGRMYSLFRRVQNGLVIVRDVMTAYIRDTGKQLVTDPERLRDPVDFVQRLLDLKDKYDKVISSAFNNDKTFQNALNSSFEYFINLNARSPEFISLFVDDKLRKGLRGVSEEDVEVVLDKVMMLFRYLHEKDVFEKYYKQHLAKRLLSGKTVSDDAERSLIVKLKTECGYQFTSKLEGMFTDMKTSQDTMHGFYSTVGALLGDSPTLTVQVLTTGSWPTQPSASCNLPAEIVWVCEKFKSYYLGTHTGRRLSWQTNMGTADLKSTFGKGQKHELNVSTYQMCVLMLFNDADRLTYKKIEQATEIPAVDLKRCLQSLACVKGKNVLRKEPMSKDIVEEDVFFFNDKFTSKYFKVKIGTVVAQRESEPENQETRQRVEEDRKPQIEAAIVRIMKSRRVLDHNNIVAEVTKQLQARFLPNPVVIKKRIESLIEREFLERDKTDRKLYRYLA from the exons ATGAGTGCTCAGAAGAAGAGGAACTTCCAAATTGAGGCCTTCAAGCATCGGGTCGTGGTTGATCCCAAGTACGCTGAGAAGACGTGGAAGATCCTGGAGCATGCGATTCATGAAATTTACAATCACAACGCTAGCGGGCTTAGCTTCGAGGAGCTCTACAG GAATGCTTACAATATGGTGCTGCACAAATTTGGAGAGAAACTCTACTCTGGTCTGGTGACAACCATGACTTATCATCTAAAAGAAATATCTAAGTCAATTGAAGCTGCGCAGGGTGAGTTGTTTTTGGAAGAGCTGAACCGGAAGTGGGCAGAGCATAACAAAGCGTTGCAGATGATTCGAGACATATTGATGTACATGGACAGGACTTTCATCCCGAGCACCCACAAAACCCCTGTTCATGAGCTTGGGTTAAACCTGTGGAGGGATGTTGTTATCCACGCTACCAAAACCCAGTCAAGGCTGTTGGATACACTTCTTGAGCTTGTGCATAGAGAAAGGAGTGGTGAAGTAATTAACAGAGGCTTGATGAGGAATATTATAAAAATGTTAATGGATTTAGGTTCTACTGTTTACCAAGACGACTTTGAGAAGCATTTTCTTGAGGTTTCAGCTGATTTTTACCGCTGTGAGTCTCAGGAGTTCATAGAGTCATGTGATTGTGGGAACTATTTAAAGAAGGCTGAGAGACGCTTAATGGAAGAAATGGAGAGAGTCTCCCAGTATTTGGATGCTAGAAGTGAAGCTAAGATAACTAATGTGGTGGAGAAGGAGATGATTGAAAGTCACATGAACAGACTAGTTCATATGGAGAGCTCAGGTTTAGTTAATATGCTTGTGGATGACAAATATGACGACTTGGGAAGAATGTATAGCTTGTTTCGCAGGGTTCAGAATGGACTTGTAATAGTACGAGATGTCATGACCGCTTACATCCGGGATACTGGTAAGCAGCTAGTTACTGACCCAGAAAGGTTAAGGGATCCTGTAGATTTTGTGCAGCGTCTCCTGGATTTGAAGGATAAATATGACAAAGTTATCAGCTCAGCGTTTAACAATGACAAAACATTCCAAAATGCTCTAAATTCCTCTTTTGAATACTTCATTAATTTGAATGCCCGGTCCCCAGAGTTCATATCTCTGTTTGTGGATGACAAGCTTCGGAAAGGACTAAGAGGGGTTAGTGAGGAGGATGTAGAGGTTGTACTGGACAAGGTCATGATGCTTTTCCGTTATCTTCATGAGAAAGATGTCTTTGAAAAGTATTACAAGCAACACTTGGCAAAGAGGCTTCTTTCTGGGAAGACTGTTTCTGATGATGCGGAAAGAAGTCTGATTGTTAAGCTCAAAACAGAGTGCGGATATCAGTTTACTTCTAAATTGGAGGGTATGTTCACTGATATGAAGACCTCTCAGGATACAATGCATGGATTCTACTCAACTGTCGGAGCTCTGTTAGGCGACAGCCCAACGCTAACTGTCCAGGTCCTCACCACAGGTTCATGGCCTACTCAACCAAGTGCCAGCTGCAACCTTCCAGCAGAAATTGTGTGGGTATGTGAGAAGTTCAAGAGTTACTATCTTGGGACCCATACTGGTCGGAGATTGTCCTGGCAAACTAATATGGGCACAGCTGATTTGAAATCAACCTTTGGAAAGGGCCAGAAGCATGAGCTGAATGTTTCCACATATCAGATGTGTGTACTGATGCTATTCAACGACGCTGACCGGTTGACGTATAAGAAAATTGAGCAGGCTACAGAGATACCAGCCGTTGACTTGAAGAGGTGCCTGCAATCTCTGGCCTGTGTCAAGGGGAAGAATGTTCTTCGGAAGGAGCCAATGAGCAAGGACATAGTTGAGGAGGATGTCTTCTTCTTTAATGACAAGTTCACAAGCAAGTACTTCAAGGTAAAGATAGGTACTGTGGTTGCACAAAGGGAGTCTGAACCAGAAAATCAAGAAACCCGACAGAGAGTAGAGGAGGACAGGAAGCCCCAGATTGAAGCAGCAATTGTGAGGATCATGAAGTCAAGGCGGGTCCTGGATCACAATAACATTGTCGCGGAGGTGACGAAACAGCTGCAGGCGCGATTCTTGCCCAACCCTGTTGTAATAAAGAAACGAATCGAGTCCCTCATTGAGCGGGAGTTTTTGGAGAGGGATAAAACGGATCGAAAATTGTACAGGTACCTtgcttga
- the LOC126583696 gene encoding tubulin alpha-2 chain, translating into MRECISIHIGQAGIQVGNACWELYCLEHGIQPDGQMPSDKTVGGGDDAFNTFFSETGAGKHVPRAVFLDLEPTVIDEVRTGTYRQLFHPEQLISGKEDAANNFARGHYTIGKEIVDLCLDRIRKLADNCTGLQGFLVFHAVGGGTGSGLGSLLLERLSVDYGKKSKLGFTVYPSPQVSTSVVEPYNSVLSTHSLLEHTDVSVLLDNEAIYDICRRSLDIERPTYTNLNRLVSQVISSLTASLRFDGALNVDVTEFQTNLVPYPRIHFMLSSYAPVISAEKAYHEQLSVAEITNSAFEPASMMAKCDPRHGKYMACCLMYRGDVVPKDVNAAVATIKTKRTIQFVDWCPTGFKCGINYQPPTVVPGGDLAKVQRAVCMISNSTSVAEVFSRIDHKFDLMYAKRAFVHWYVGEGMEEGEFSEAREDLAALEKDYEEVGLESAEGDDGEDDEY; encoded by the exons ATGAGAGAGTGCATCTCCATCCACATCGGCCAGGCCGGAATCCAAGTCGGAAACGCCTGCTGGGAGCTCTACTGCCTCGAACACGGCATTCAG CCTGATGGCCAAATGCCGAGTGACAAGACCGTCGGTGGCGGAGACGACGCCTTCAACACTTTCTTCAGCGAAACTGGAGCCGGAAAGCACGTTCCCCGTGCCGTGTTCTTGGATCTTGAGCCTACCGTCATCGATGAGGTCAGGACCGGCACTTACCGCCAGCTATTCCACCCGGAGCAGCTCATCAGCGGCAAGGAAGACGCCGCTAATAACTTCGCCAGAGGCCACTACACAA TTGGGAAGGAGATTGTGGATCTCTGCCTTGATCGAATCCGAAAGCTTGCCGACAACTGCACTGGTCTTCAAGGGTTCCTGGTGTTCCACGCTGTAGGAGGTGGGACTGGCTCTGGCCTCGGCTCTCTGCTCCTGGAGAGGCTCTCTGTCGATTACGGAAAGAAATCTAAGCTGGGGTTCACAGTCTACCCGTCTCCTCAGGTCTCAACCTCTGTCGTTGAGCCGTACAACAGTGTGCTGTCCACTCACTCCCTCTTGGAGCACACTGATGTGTCGGTTCTCCTCGACAATGAAGCCATCTACGACATCTGCCGCAGGTCTCTTGACATCGAAAGACCCACTTACACCAACCTCAACCGGCTGGTCTCTCAG GTTATTTCCTCACTCACTGCTTCTCTGCGTTTTGACGGGGCGCTCAATGTGGACGTGACGGAGTTCCAGACCAATTTGGTCCCCTACCCAAGAATCCACTTCATGCTTTCGTCTTATGCACCTGTGATCTCCGCTGAGAAGGCCTACCATGAGCAGCTCTCCGTGGCAGAAATCACCAACAGCGCCTTTGAGCCGGCGTCTATGATGGCTAAATGTGACCCAAGGCACGGGAAGTACATGGCCTGCTGTTTGATGTACAGAGGAGATGTGGTTCCGAAAGATGTCAATGCTGCCGTGGCCACCATCAAGACCAAGAGGACTATTCAATTTGTGGATTGGTGCCCGACTGGGTTCAAGTGCGGCATCAACTACCAGCCTCCTACTGTTGTTCCTGGTGGCGACTTGGCCAAAGTTCAGAGGGCTGTGTGCATGATTTCCAACTCTACTAGTGTTGCCGAAGTGTTTTCGAGGATTGATCACAAGTTTGATCTCATGTACGCCAAGCGTGCTTTCGTGCATTGGTATGTTGGCGAGGGCATGGAGGAAGGAGAGTTTTCTGAGGCTCGGGAGGACTTGGCGGCGCTAGAGAAGGACTATGAGGAAGTTGGGCTTGAGTCTGCTGAAGGTGATGATGGTGAAGATGATGAGTATTAG
- the LOC126583699 gene encoding 40S ribosomal protein S9-2 gives MVHVVHYRNYGKTFKKPRRPYEKERLDAELKLVGEYGLRAKRELWRVQYSLSRIRNAARELLTLDEKNPRRIFEGEALLRRMNRYGLLDESQNKLDYVLALTVENFLERRLQTLVFKSGMAKSIHHARVLIRQRHIRVGRQLVNIPSFMVRVDSQKHIDFSLTSPLGGGRPGRVKRRNQKAAAKKAAGGDGDEEEEE, from the exons ATGGTGCACGTCGTCCATTACCGCAACT ATGGGAAGACTTTCAAGAAGCCACGTCGTCCTTATGAGAAAGAACGTTTGGATGCTGAGCTGAAGCTGGTTGGGGAATATGGACTCCGCGCAAAGAGGGAACTGTGGAGGGTTCAGTATTCTCTGAGCCGTATCCGTAATGCTGCCAGGGAACTCCTTACCCTGGATGAGAAAAATCCTCGCCGTATCTTTGAGGGTGAGGCTCTTCTTCGCAGGATGAACAGATATGGGCTTCTGGATGAGAGCCAGAACAAGCTCGATTATGTGTTGGCTCTGACTGTGGAGAACTTTTTGGAGCGTCGTCTTCAAACCCTTGTGTTCAAAAGTGGTATGGCCAAGTCCATCCACCACGCCAGAGTTCTCATCAGGCAAAGGCACATCAG GGTGGGAAGGCAGTTGGTCAACATCCCATCTTTCATGGTGAGGGTCGACTCCCAGAAGCACATTGACTTCTCTCTCACCAGTCCCCTCGGAGGTGGGCGCCCTGGAAGAGTGAAGAGAAGGAACCAGAAGGCCGCTGCCAAGAAGGCTGCTGGTGGTGATGGCgacgaagaggaagaagaatga
- the LOC126583697 gene encoding uncharacterized protein LOC126583697: MKAIKTQIPSQSSRHCAIRAVSTNMLTLRYKPEEENRNQSEIPEEVRRSMLSVSSKEKKACTEDRDEDSAGSSEEMESPRSVGRWRRGTTKKTGCVLHSQILRIREEDSHLGESTALIGAAAASGKDYHGIDVVLFARPILPSSPLKNTING, translated from the coding sequence ATGAAGGCTATAAAAACGCAGATCCCGAGCCAGAGCTCTCGCCACTGCGCAATCCGAGCCGTTTCAACCAACATGTTGACACTGCGTTACAAGCCGGAGGAGGAGAACCGGAACCAGAGCGAGATTCCGGAGGAGGTCCGGCGGAGCATGCTGTCCGTATCGTCGAAGGAGAAGAAGGCGTGTACGGAGGACCGGGATGAGGACAGCGCGGGATCGTCGGAAGAGATGGAGTCGCCGAGGTCGGTGGGGCGATGGCGGAGGGGGACGACGAAGAAGACGGGGTGCGTGCTCCACAGCCAGATCTTGAGGATCAGAGAGGAGGACTCGCATCTCGGCGAGAGTACGGCTCTGATCGGTGCTGCCGCTGCATCTGGAAAAGATTATCACGGCATTGACGTCGTTCTATTCGCCCGGCCAATCTTGCCTTCCTCGCCTCTCAAGAACACAATCAACGGTTAA